The Oryza brachyantha chromosome 6, ObraRS2, whole genome shotgun sequence region GAAGTTGGTGAGACCGATGACGATCGTGACAATATGTTACTTCAGCTAGAACAGGAATGCTTGGACGTTTACAGGAGAAAGGTTGATCAGGCATCTAATTCCAGGGCACTACTCCTTCAACAGCTTGCTAATGCCAAGTCTGAGCTTTCTAGAGTACTTTGTGCACTAGGCGAGCTGTCTGTTTCTGGCATTGTAAGTATTTTTGATAAATATCTTCATCGATATAATGCTTCATTTTCCCTGAAAGTACACTTGCACAAACAATATCGTGCATCTGGCTCATTACTGCATACTTACAGCCTGACAAGACAAATGGTACTATCAAGGAGCAACTAGCAGCGATATCACCATTCTTGGAGAAACTATGCAGGGAAAAAGATAAGAGGGTTAGAGAGTTTGCTGATGTACaacttcaaattcaaacaataCGTGGTGAAATTGCTGGGAGTTTGCAAGTTGGTGAGCACATGGAAACACCCCGTGTCAATGAGGGCGATCTCTCaacaaagaaattaaatgaatTTCTTTATGAATTGCAAGTGCTACAAAAGGAAAAGGTTggtcctattttttttcatttgcgcAATCTACCACCCTTTTGTGGACCTGCTGATGGACCAATCTTCCAAACATCAGAGCCAAACCATTCTGAACTCATAACTTTCCACATATTATCGCTGGGCAAATGCTCTTAATAAGCTTTGTGTAAACATCAAACATCCTTGTGGTGgacaaatttgtaaattttggcatatcaTATTGATCACAGAAACAGGCAATTAGGCAACTGTTACAGCTCATGATAATCATTGCAGTATATACACatttttaatacttaaaaTCTTTGAcctgaaattgtatttcttgATGTCTCTTTGCATTGCAGAGCAATAGACTGCACAAGATTCTTGACTTGGTGAGTTCAGTGCATGATCTCTGTTCTGTCCTTGGGATGGATTTCCTAAGCACTGTTACTGAAGTTCATCCTAGTCTCAACGACTCGGTTGGTGCCGAGTCCAAGAGTATTAGTGATGCCACATTATCTAAGCTGTCCAAGATGGTGATTGAACTTAAAGAAGAGAAATTAAAGAGGCTTGAAAAGGTAATTCTACAATGAGCCTCTTGTTCTTTCTCACCTAACCCTTTTTGTATCTCTGTAACATACTGCGtggatattatttttcattaaatgcTATGTTTCTCAGATTCAAGCTCTAGCTTCCCAGCTAACTGATCTTTGGAACTTAATGGACACCTCTGTGGAGGAACGCCATCTTTTTCACCATGTCACATGCAATATGTCATCAATATTGGATGAAGTAACAGTACCAGGAGCTCTTGATCTTGATTTGATCAAGCAGGTTAGGAAACATTTCTTCTCTAAGTGCTGCTTGACCTTCTGGAGAGAGTAGCATATATTTCACCTTCCATctaatgtattttttgcactCCCAAGGCTGAACTTGAAGTTGAAAGGCTGGATCAGCTAAAAGCTAGCAGGATGAAGGATATTGCATTCAAAAGGCAGACTGAACTTGAAGATATATATGCCCAGGCTCACATTGCAATAGATACCAGTGCTGCAAGAGATAGAATACTGACAGTCATTGATTCTAGTATGTTTGAGCCTTCAGAACTACTGGCTGATATGGAGAACCAGATACTTAAAGCAAAAGAAGAGGCATTAAGCAGAAAGGACATACTGGAGAAGGTTGACAGGTGGATGTCAGCGTGCGAGGAAGAGAGCTGGCTTGAAGACTATAGCAGGGTAATAAAAAGCATATATTCTGCTACTTCCTTGTTTGATTCCATGAATAGTTTTctgaaatagaaaaataccTACAAACCTTATCCGATGCATTAGCATTGTCTTTCAAGTCTATTCTCCACACTTCATACTTGCAACCACTTATTTACAACTTTAAGTTATACATTCACAGTAGGTTCTCTTCGTATAGTATCACAGGATCTTACATCAGTATTTTCCTATTGGCAGGACGACAACAGATACAGTG contains the following coding sequences:
- the LOC102720247 gene encoding 65-kDa microtubule-associated protein 1: MGVAGHNDPLIGETTCGSLLQQLQLIWDEVGETDDDRDNMLLQLEQECLDVYRRKVDQASNSRALLLQQLANAKSELSRVLCALGELSVSGIPDKTNGTIKEQLAAISPFLEKLCREKDKRVREFADVQLQIQTIRGEIAGSLQVGEHMETPRVNEGDLSTKKLNEFLYELQVLQKEKSNRLHKILDLVSSVHDLCSVLGMDFLSTVTEVHPSLNDSVGAESKSISDATLSKLSKMVIELKEEKLKRLEKIQALASQLTDLWNLMDTSVEERHLFHHVTCNMSSILDEVTVPGALDLDLIKQAELEVERLDQLKASRMKDIAFKRQTELEDIYAQAHIAIDTSAARDRILTVIDSSMFEPSELLADMENQILKAKEEALSRKDILEKVDRWMSACEEESWLEDYSRDDNRYSATRGAHLNLKRAEKARVLVSKIPAIVDTLMTKTRAWEQEHGTPFNYDGVHLLAMLDEYKILRQEKEEEKRRMRDQKKINDQLAAEQEKLFGSKPSPVRPQSSRKMPGPRANGGAANGTPNRRLSVHQNGGGRSVSRDGRRDSGRPAAPVNYVAICKEEFSNNTVASSP